In Podospora pseudopauciseta strain CBS 411.78 chromosome 2 map unlocalized CBS411.78m_2, whole genome shotgun sequence, the genomic stretch GGAGCATGATTCGATCTGTCAGGACGCGCAACTTCTTGAAGGCCTCGGCGCCCTCTCCACGATTCCCGTACTTTTGGATCGGGTTGAGCAGCTCCTGGTTGAAGACCGAAACATGCTGCATGCCTCCATGCTTGCACTCGGTGCAGCGACTGTCCTCGTCCATAGACCATTCCATTGTCTTACAGGGACAGTGCTTGCATAAATAGCATGCGAATGGACGGACATTGAGGAAACGAATCAAGGAGAAAAACTCGCCAATGCGATTTTGCAGAGGAGTCCCGGACAAGCACCATCGGTATGTGACCTTGAGGGCGAAGCACGCCTTGGCTGTCATCGTGGTTCTCGTCTTGATGGAGTGAGCCTCGTCAAGAATGATGCGGTGAAACTCGGTCTGGTGGATGACAGACTTCTCCTTGACAAGACCTCCTTGGCGCTTAAATCCCTTTTCTTGCTTGCGGAAGACCGACTCCAAGCTGTTGTAggacatgatgatgacatGATACTTCTTAATATCTTTCACCTTGATGTTCTTGGACTTGGCGTTTGTGCCGTGATAGACAAGCGTCTTCAGTGTGCCGTCGGTATAGGATTCAATCTCAGTCATCCATTGCATCAGAGCAACTGGAGGGACGAGCACCAGTGTCGGCTTTGGCTGCGGGAAGTCGGACATGATGAGGGAAACGGCCTGGATTGTTTTGCCAAGGCCCATCTCATCACCCAGAAGGCCCCCCTTCCACTCGGTCTTTTCCATCGCCTGCATCCAAGCCAATCCCTCAAGCTGGAAAGGCTTCAGCTGGCGAGAAATGGACGTTGGCTGCGCCGCCTTTCCAGCCTTCAAAATGGGCATATTCTTCAGATCCTCCCACATTGTCGTGAGCTCGGGGTGATTTTTCtcaagacgacgacgatcaTTCCTAACACGTCGAGAATTCGCATAAGATCTGTAAGCGCGTCGATTGGCCATGGCTGTGCGAATAGCCGAATTGCCCCTATTAGTTGGGGCTCCAGCGGTGCTGCCAACTTCAGACGCGATGTTGCTGCCATCGTCGTCGCTAACATCGTCGGCGGTGCCATCAAAGTCGTCTTCAGAGATCTCCCTCTCACCTTCAGCCACGTTGAGATCGTGGTTCCTGATTGGACCGGTTGGTGGTCTTGCTGCTCGCGTCTTGATCAACGGAAGAGAGTCATCGCTGTCGACCTCTTCAaagtcgtcatcatcctcgtcgtcgtcgtcatcctctgAATCTGAAACGATGGCGGGTCTCTTAACACCCACTCGCGTCTTTGATGTTTGTGGAAGAGGCACCTCCTCATTCTTCTTCCCATAACGGCGAACGGGTGCACGTGCATGTGGAGAAGTGAACATGGCCTCGGTCTTGCCCTTAGTTAGACCGGCTCGCCGAGATCGGGGTTTAGCCTTTGTTTGGAGAGAGGGGATCGCGAAATtggcagcggcagcgtcttcctccttctgCAACCTCCGCGCAAGCTCAGCATCTGGGGAATAGTCCGAGAGCTCTTCCTCACTGTCCTCGATGACATTTCTCTTGCGCTTGGGTGCGACAGAGTATGGGTCGTCTTCGGGGACCTTTGAAGGTCTAACACGGGCTCTCCGAGTGGTAAGTACCACCTCGATCATCTTCCCTGGAACAGTCAAGGGGGCCTCGGTAGGTACTGGCGTCGCAACATTGCTAGTAAGCGGCGTCGAATATTCACTTGCCGAGGAGTAGGCTTGGGGGGTCGGCGAAGCAGATGATTCTGTGCTCAGAGCCAGCTTTTTGGCTGGGGGTTTGCCTCTTTGCTTGACCGAGGGGACTGAGTCGGGCTGAGGGGACGCCGCTGAATATGACTGTTAGTAGAGGATTCCGGGGTCGTTTAGGGGTCTTCAAGATTGGAGCCATCTTTGCCATTACGGCGTAGAATTGTCACTTGGATGTTAATTATTGTTTACTTACCAACAATCTCGCCGGCTGCGAGCGACCTCCTCGTCTGTACCATCTTGAAGTACCAATGTTGATCCGAAGGTGGAGGTGTATTTCTGACGAAAGAGGGTACGGTTTTGTGGGTTGTAGGATTTTTGATGTCCGCAGAAGAGAGATTTCACAAGAAAACAATAGCGGCTTGATACTCAAAATTTGTCAGAAGAAATCGGTTGAGTTGTGCAGATGAATAGGTAGGGAGCGGGTTGTCAATCAAGCCCCTGATCAGCGAGCTTGAAAAGTGCTCCCACCACGGTGATCTGGGGATCAGAGTAAAATGGTGTGCACGCAGTCTGCGCCgaggaaagggaggaaagggcCACCAAGCAACAAAAAGTCCACGGCGATAATTGGTCAATGAAAACCTCGTGGGACAATGGAGGCAGTGAGAAAGAAATTTATTGTTGTCGCCACCTTCAGGAGGTGAAAGGGCTGCGCTGTGCAAGCTAGAGGCGGGAAAAGCTGAGAGAGCAGCGCCAGGTGCCCAGGTAGGGGTTCAGGTTCGCGTTTCCATCTGACACGAAAGCACATGACCTGGGCCTTGATTGATTTGCTGGAGCTTTGCTTTTTCTCCACGCAATCCAGGCAGCAAGAGGCAAACCAGGCAAGGAACGGCAGGAACGGGAGGAGCAAGTTGGCCTTCTTGGTTTGGCTTTTTGTCTCGCACGGTCCACTCGCCCCTTGCTGCTCTCTCCTTTTGGAGTTCAGCTCCAGCCTTGGAATCAAAGTCAGGTGCTTTGGCGTCAACAATGGGGGCGAGTTTTAAATTGATTTTGCCCCTCTTCGCGTCTGTCGCTGCATGTCGCTTTATTCCCAATTTTTACCCTGGGACGATCTAAACTCCAGGCTGTCAGGTCGACATTCATCCATCTTGTTATAGCTTCCCTCCCAAACAGTCGCAGGCAAAGCTTCGAGATAGCCAATATGTGAGTATTGCCTATCTTATCTCGCGCCATCTTGAGATCAACACCTTCTAACATGAGAGAAAGGTCCCGACAGACTCGGACGGTTGGGCGCCGTATTATGGGCCCGTTAGTATTTTTTGGTCTTGTAAACGGCGCTTGCAAAGGTCATGTTAGCTGACAGATATCTGGTGCAGACAATCGGCCTTGACGGACTTTTTGGCTGTAAGTGGTCGCCCCTGACATCTTGAGCCCCAATTTAGGACAGATCAAACCAACTAACTGCCAACAGTCGCATAACATTTCGGCAAACCAAATCAGACTTGATGCTGAGGCTCGTCGTAGAGCGGCTGCCCAGGACaaccaagaaggtcaaggtgatgctgctcaacaacaactcttGAATGAGAATGGCGATTTCGACACCCCGTCACCGGAATCTGACGAGGACCAGCCCGTTGTGGCATCTACCGGTCGAGTaacaagaggaagaagcgCAGCCCAGGCAACCTCTGAAGTCGAGCGgcgaaaaaaagagaaggaaaaacaCGCTATTGATAAGATCAAGGCCAGCAAGAAGTTCCAGAAACGTAAGCGCGATCCTGACGCTTCAGatgacgacaacgacgacattGTCCGCGCGCTTTTCAACGAGCGTGCGAAGCCTCTACCGGGCCAGATGGAGAACTGTGCCATCTGCAACACACGGTTTACGGTAACACCGTACTCCCGCAATGCCCCTGACGGAGGCTTGGTCTGTTCACCCTGTGGAAAGGAGCTTACTAAGGATGATCCTGctcccaagaagaagaccaagcGTGCCAGCGGAGGACCAGTGGGCGCACGTCGCCAGACACAGAGCAGGATTTTGGATGGAACATACCACGTCGGCGGCAAGAGCCTGATGTCTTTGTGCATTCAGACTTTGGCAAAGAACATTGATCTTGCCGAGGATTTGGGTGACTTGCCACCCAAAATTGTAGACAAGATTGCTCGAAAGCTTTCCAAGCACCGTCTTCTCAACCCCACGACACTCAGCCTGTTCTTGAAACCAAGCAACCAGGGAGTGCTCGTATATGACGGCGCCAAGCTCAGTGCGGACGACTTCTATCGCATCTTCCATTCGGTCCCGGAACTCAAGAAACTCAAAGTCCGCAACGCCATCCACTTCAAGGACGAAGTGTTAGAGTATCTCGTCGACCGCCATATCGTCCTTGAAGATTTGTATCTTCACGGGTGCAATCTCATCTCCGAAGGGAAATGGATCGAGTATCTTCAGAAGAAGGGTCAGCCCCTGCGATCACTTCGGGTATACTGGACAGACAAGCATTTTACGGATGCTGTTCTTGCAGTTATTCCTACTAGC encodes the following:
- the RAD7 gene encoding UV-damaged DNA-binding protein rad7 (EggNog:ENOG503NZ1M; BUSCO:EOG092621X3; COG:S); this translates as MSRQTRTVGRRIMGPQSALTDFLASHNISANQIRLDAEARRRAAAQDNQEGQGDAAQQQLLNENGDFDTPSPESDEDQPVVASTGRVTRGRSAAQATSEVERRKKEKEKHAIDKIKASKKFQKRKRDPDASDDDNDDIVRALFNERAKPLPGQMENCAICNTRFTVTPYSRNAPDGGLVCSPCGKELTKDDPAPKKKTKRASGGPVGARRQTQSRILDGTYHVGGKSLMSLCIQTLAKNIDLAEDLGDLPPKIVDKIARKLSKHRLLNPTTLSLFLKPSNQGVLVYDGAKLSADDFYRIFHSVPELKKLKVRNAIHFKDEVLEYLVDRHIVLEDLYLHGCNLISEGKWIEYLQKKGQPLRSLRVYWTDKHFTDAVLAVIPTSCPNLTRLKVCHNQAVTGEGLNHIAKIATLRHLSLDLREAIHSDVYVKLLTAIGPQLETLCLTRVPELDNTVLDALHMHCRNLKKLRITDSELMTDAGFARLFTSTWSNPGLVFLDLQKCRQLESTKPRENPDGIGLCDEGFKALMAHSGKTLQNLNVHGCRHISSKAFEEVFTADKTYENMHKMEISFCEEVTDFVVGCIFRSCPNLRELNVFGCMKVKDVRVPKGKILVGVPNARGMVIEGED
- the RAD16 gene encoding DNA repair protein rad16 (BUSCO:EOG09260NNR; COG:L; EggNog:ENOG503NYAR), which translates into the protein MVQTRRSLAAGEIVAASPQPDSVPSVKQRGKPPAKKLALSTESSASPTPQAYSSASEYSTPLTSNVATPVPTEAPLTVPGKMIEVVLTTRRARVRPSKVPEDDPYSVAPKRKRNVIEDSEEELSDYSPDAELARRLQKEEDAAAANFAIPSLQTKAKPRSRRAGLTKGKTEAMFTSPHARAPVRRYGKKNEEVPLPQTSKTRVGVKRPAIVSDSEDDDDDEDDDDFEEVDSDDSLPLIKTRAARPPTGPIRNHDLNVAEGEREISEDDFDGTADDVSDDDGSNIASEVGSTAGAPTNRGNSAIRTAMANRRAYRSYANSRRVRNDRRRLEKNHPELTTMWEDLKNMPILKAGKAAQPTSISRQLKPFQLEGLAWMQAMEKTEWKGGLLGDEMGLGKTIQAVSLIMSDFPQPKPTLVLVPPVALMQWMTEIESYTDGTLKTLVYHGTNAKSKNIKVKDIKKYHVIIMSYNSLESVFRKQEKGFKRQGGLVKEKSVIHQTEFHRIILDEAHSIKTRTTMTAKACFALKVTYRWCLSGTPLQNRIGEFFSLIRFLNVRPFACYLCKHCPCKTMEWSMDEDSRCTECKHGGMQHVSVFNQELLNPIQKYGNRGEGAEAFKKLRVLTDRIMLRRLKKDHTDSMELPVKEINVERQFFGEAENDFANSIMTNGQRKFDTYVATGVLLNNYANIFGLIMQMRQVADHPDLLLKKHSEGGQNVIVCAICDETAEDAIRSRCKHDFCRTCVKSYLNSAEEPNCPQCHIPLSIDLEQPEIEQDETMVKKSSIINRIKMENWTSSSKIELLVHELHKLRSDNASHKSIIFSQFTTMLQLIEWRLRRAGITTVMLDGSMTPAQRQASIHHFMTNPDVECFLVSLKAGGVALNLTEASRVFIVDPWWNPAAEWQSADRCHRIGQTRPCTITRLCIEDSVESRMVLLQEKKTNMINSTINSDDAAMDSLSPEDLQFLFRGS